One window from the genome of Thalassospira xiamenensis M-5 = DSM 17429 encodes:
- a CDS encoding ABC transporter permease, with the protein MSRISQSPDGAEKLWSIAWRVCRRELRGGFSGFRIFLACLALGVGSIAAVGNVSESVLNALERDGRALLGGDVELRLVHMPASEEQQSWLSENTERMGRLATMRATAYGPEQRRLVELKAVDDVYPLFGEMELADGIAFDGALAKKDGVWGGVAEAGLLERLKITVGDTVRLGDINIQVRGVIATEPDKAVGFFNFGPRLMVSMDALADTGLVQPGSLINYYYALDLNDAETPKVFRERLDAQFEDAGWRVRDVSDANPGLRRFIERLTLFLTLVGLSALLVGGIGVANAVRSHIESKTSVIATLKSIGASHGLVLRIYFLQILMLSLVGIGIGLLIGAVTPAIIAPLLAGRLPIDVTLGPALPSLLIATAFGVLTTLVFAMPSLLRAREIPAARLFRASAGLMNGSALSKRDLPYVGVPLILLLLLTVFTATDREIAIGFIAGSVLAIAVFAAAGKAIVSLSKRMTGGRNAFSRLALANLHRPGASTVPIALSLGLGLTLLVTISGIEGNLDHEISENLPDSAPAFFFLDIRPDQMDQFKTQLLEKDNVSDIEQTPMLRGRVVAIDGVDANDVGPGDDRWFLRGDRGLTFAASPPPETQIVRGEWWPADYDDGAKPLVSISRDIGEAFALEPGDTLTVNVLGRDITAEIANWREIEWQSLRMNFAMVFSPGLIDKAPYSLIATAHMPREMEEPVDRMIGMDFPNVSAIRVREALEAANAILAGIGTALNATSSIAIVAGVLVLAGAVAAGRRKRIYDAVVLKTLGATRGNILYAYALEYGILGLATGVIAALFGSLAAWSVLVLIMEASWTFLPMTIFGPIAIGLAATLSAGFIGTWQALRSPAAPLLRNE; encoded by the coding sequence ATGAGCCGTATTTCCCAATCCCCCGACGGGGCGGAAAAGCTGTGGTCGATTGCGTGGCGGGTCTGCCGACGGGAACTGCGCGGCGGGTTTTCGGGCTTTCGCATTTTTCTGGCGTGCCTTGCGCTTGGCGTTGGTTCCATTGCCGCGGTCGGAAACGTTTCGGAATCCGTTTTAAATGCGCTGGAGCGCGATGGCCGGGCCCTTCTGGGCGGGGATGTCGAGCTTCGCCTTGTCCATATGCCCGCCAGCGAGGAACAGCAAAGCTGGCTTTCGGAGAATACCGAACGGATGGGCAGGCTTGCGACCATGCGCGCCACCGCCTATGGGCCGGAGCAGCGCAGGCTGGTCGAGCTTAAGGCGGTTGATGATGTCTATCCGCTGTTTGGCGAGATGGAACTTGCCGATGGTATTGCGTTTGACGGCGCGCTTGCCAAGAAGGACGGTGTCTGGGGCGGTGTTGCCGAGGCCGGGCTTCTGGAACGGCTGAAGATTACTGTCGGGGATACGGTTCGCCTTGGCGATATCAATATTCAGGTGCGCGGTGTGATCGCGACCGAGCCCGACAAGGCGGTCGGCTTTTTCAATTTCGGCCCGCGTTTGATGGTGTCGATGGATGCCCTTGCGGATACCGGGCTGGTGCAGCCCGGCAGCCTGATCAATTATTATTACGCTTTGGATTTGAATGATGCGGAAACGCCAAAGGTGTTTCGCGAACGGCTTGATGCGCAGTTTGAAGATGCCGGGTGGCGCGTGCGCGATGTATCGGATGCCAATCCGGGCCTGCGGCGGTTTATCGAACGGCTGACGCTGTTTCTGACACTGGTGGGGCTTTCGGCATTGCTGGTTGGCGGGATTGGCGTTGCCAATGCGGTGCGCAGCCATATCGAAAGCAAAACATCCGTCATTGCGACGCTTAAATCCATCGGGGCATCGCATGGCTTGGTGCTTCGGATTTACTTCCTGCAAATCCTGATGCTGTCGCTTGTCGGGATCGGTATCGGGCTTCTGATCGGGGCGGTAACACCGGCGATCATTGCACCACTTCTGGCCGGGCGTTTGCCGATTGATGTGACATTGGGCCCGGCATTGCCGTCGCTTCTGATTGCGACCGCGTTTGGTGTTCTGACCACGCTGGTCTTTGCCATGCCGTCGCTTTTACGTGCGCGTGAAATTCCGGCAGCCCGGCTTTTCCGGGCCAGTGCGGGATTGATGAATGGCAGTGCGTTAAGTAAGCGTGACCTGCCTTATGTTGGTGTACCGCTTATCCTGTTGCTGTTGCTTACAGTATTCACCGCGACGGATCGCGAGATCGCGATTGGCTTTATCGCCGGATCGGTTCTGGCGATTGCGGTTTTTGCCGCGGCGGGCAAGGCAATTGTATCGCTTTCAAAACGGATGACCGGCGGGCGCAATGCCTTTAGCCGACTGGCGCTGGCAAACCTGCATCGGCCGGGTGCCAGCACGGTGCCGATTGCGCTGTCGCTTGGGCTTGGTCTGACGCTGCTGGTGACGATTTCGGGGATCGAGGGCAACCTTGATCACGAGATATCGGAAAATCTGCCGGACTCGGCCCCGGCCTTCTTCTTCCTTGATATCCGACCTGATCAGATGGATCAGTTCAAAACGCAACTTCTTGAAAAAGATAACGTTTCGGATATCGAACAAACACCGATGCTGCGTGGCCGGGTGGTTGCGATTGACGGGGTGGATGCCAATGATGTTGGTCCGGGGGATGATCGCTGGTTCCTGCGCGGGGACCGTGGCCTGACCTTTGCGGCAAGCCCGCCGCCCGAAACCCAGATCGTGCGCGGGGAATGGTGGCCGGCTGATTATGACGACGGGGCCAAGCCGCTTGTTTCCATCTCGCGCGATATTGGCGAGGCATTCGCATTGGAGCCGGGCGATACATTGACCGTCAATGTGCTGGGCCGCGACATTACTGCCGAGATTGCCAACTGGCGCGAAATCGAATGGCAGAGCCTTCGGATGAATTTCGCGATGGTGTTTTCGCCGGGCCTGATCGACAAGGCGCCCTATAGCCTGATCGCGACCGCACACATGCCGCGCGAGATGGAAGAACCGGTTGATCGCATGATCGGCATGGATTTCCCCAATGTGTCGGCCATCCGGGTGCGCGAGGCGCTTGAGGCCGCCAATGCCATTCTGGCCGGGATCGGCACCGCGCTTAACGCGACCAGTTCGATTGCGATTGTCGCCGGGGTTCTGGTCCTTGCAGGCGCGGTTGCCGCCGGGCGGCGCAAACGGATTTATGATGCGGTTGTCCTTAAGACTCTTGGGGCGACACGCGGCAATATCCTTTATGCCTATGCGCTGGAATACGGGATACTTGGCCTTGCCACCGGGGTGATTGCTGCCCTGTTTGGCAGTCTTGCGGCCTGGTCGGTTCTGGTGCTGATCATGGAAGCGAGCTGGACGTTCCTGCCGATGACGATCTTTGGCCCGATTGCGATTGGTCTGGCGGCGACCCTGTCGGCGGGCTTCATCGGGACATGGCAGGCATTGCGCAGCCCGGCGGCACCGCTTTTGCGTAACGAATAG
- a CDS encoding TetR/AcrR family transcriptional regulator — translation MRNAAETRTKLLETAIQLLWTSSYHDIGVSDVCKHAGVTKGAFYHHFDSKAALFAASARHHWDKGKDELRAIFSPEIAPLDQLNSYIDLIMNKQKKQAIPGDAEVCVCPIFTAGGQVGPEDIEIQDCSRELAEEQIKYLASMIRGLKGEGMLSGDADVTLLARLVFQFVHGLLTYGKVFNSLDTVRSDLRVGICRMLDLRCEFRDVKAEEASLSVAG, via the coding sequence ATGAGGAACGCTGCCGAGACCCGGACAAAATTGCTGGAGACCGCCATACAATTGCTATGGACCAGCAGCTATCACGATATTGGTGTCAGTGATGTCTGCAAGCATGCAGGGGTTACCAAGGGGGCGTTTTATCATCACTTTGACAGCAAGGCCGCCCTGTTCGCCGCATCGGCGCGCCATCACTGGGATAAGGGAAAGGACGAACTCAGAGCGATCTTTTCCCCGGAAATTGCGCCACTTGATCAGTTGAACAGCTATATCGATCTGATCATGAACAAACAGAAAAAGCAGGCTATTCCGGGGGATGCCGAGGTTTGTGTTTGCCCGATCTTTACTGCCGGTGGCCAGGTTGGTCCCGAGGATATCGAAATTCAGGACTGTTCACGCGAACTTGCCGAGGAGCAGATCAAGTATCTTGCCTCCATGATTCGCGGCCTTAAGGGCGAAGGCATGCTTTCCGGGGATGCCGATGTGACCCTGCTGGCGCGTCTTGTTTTCCAGTTTGTGCATGGCTTGCTGACATACGGCAAAGTTTTTAACAGTTTGGATACTGTTCGGTCTGATTTGCGTGTCGGCATCTGCCGGATGCTGGATTTACGCTGTGAATTCAGGGATGTAAAGGCCGAGGAGGCCTCGTTGTCAGTCGCCGGATAA
- a CDS encoding acyl-CoA synthetase, giving the protein MLPVRADYASVRSDFVWNVPTHFNIGVDVCDKWADDPDRLALMYRRRDGSRRDYSFAQLKRLSNRFANVMRRHGIRRGDRVGILLPQSPETAVAHIATYKMGGIAVPLFNLFGVEALEYRLGNCAAKALVTDQEGARKIAEIRDLLPALEYVYVIDGAPDGCFDFKALSAEASDEFEPVKTRADEPALIIYTSGTTGQPKGALHAHRVLLGHLPGVEMSHDFFPQDGDVMWTPADWAWIGGLLDVLLPAWHHGKPVVAHRFEKFSAEAAFGLIAEYGVRNTFLPPTALKMMRAAGDDVAAKFKCNIRSIASGGETLGSELLDWGRRVFGVTINEFYGQTECNMVVSSCQSIMAPKPGVMGRAVPGHEVAVIDMAGNVLPAGEMGRIAVRSPDPVMFLEYWRNPEATREKFIGEWLLTGDMGQLDEDGYIRFVGRDDDLISSAGYRIGPGEIEDCLIGHPAVRMAGVIGKPDDQRGQIVKAFVVLADGIAQSPELEADIRDFVKTRLAAHEYPREIAFMEQLPMTTTGKVVRRALRDLA; this is encoded by the coding sequence ATGCTACCGGTTCGTGCGGATTACGCGTCGGTGCGTTCGGATTTTGTCTGGAACGTGCCTACTCATTTCAATATTGGTGTCGATGTTTGCGACAAATGGGCAGACGACCCTGATCGTCTTGCCCTGATGTATCGCAGGCGCGATGGATCGCGCCGCGATTACAGCTTTGCGCAGCTCAAACGCCTGTCGAACCGTTTCGCCAATGTCATGCGCCGCCATGGCATCCGTCGTGGCGATAGGGTCGGTATTCTGTTGCCGCAAAGCCCCGAAACCGCCGTGGCCCATATCGCCACCTATAAAATGGGTGGCATTGCCGTGCCGCTTTTCAACCTGTTCGGGGTCGAGGCCCTTGAATACCGGCTTGGCAACTGTGCCGCCAAGGCACTGGTGACCGATCAGGAAGGGGCGCGCAAAATTGCTGAAATCCGCGATCTTCTTCCGGCGCTTGAATATGTCTATGTGATTGATGGTGCGCCCGATGGCTGTTTTGATTTCAAGGCACTCTCGGCCGAGGCCAGCGATGAATTCGAGCCGGTCAAGACGCGTGCCGATGAACCGGCCCTGATCATTTACACATCGGGCACCACCGGCCAGCCAAAGGGCGCGCTGCATGCCCATCGCGTGCTTTTGGGGCATCTGCCCGGTGTGGAAATGTCGCATGACTTCTTTCCGCAGGACGGCGATGTCATGTGGACCCCGGCGGACTGGGCATGGATTGGCGGGTTGCTTGACGTCCTGCTGCCGGCCTGGCATCACGGCAAGCCGGTCGTGGCCCACCGCTTTGAAAAATTCAGTGCCGAGGCCGCCTTTGGCCTGATTGCCGAATATGGCGTGCGCAATACCTTCCTGCCGCCAACCGCGCTCAAGATGATGCGCGCCGCTGGCGATGATGTGGCGGCAAAGTTCAAGTGTAATATTCGCTCCATCGCAAGCGGTGGGGAAACATTGGGTTCGGAACTTCTTGATTGGGGACGTCGCGTGTTTGGCGTCACCATCAACGAGTTTTATGGTCAGACCGAATGCAACATGGTGGTCAGTTCCTGTCAGTCGATCATGGCCCCCAAACCCGGCGTGATGGGCCGTGCGGTGCCGGGGCACGAGGTCGCGGTGATCGATATGGCCGGGAATGTCCTGCCTGCCGGTGAAATGGGCCGGATTGCGGTTCGGTCGCCTGATCCGGTGATGTTTCTGGAATATTGGCGCAACCCCGAAGCCACCCGCGAAAAATTCATCGGAGAATGGCTTCTGACCGGCGATATGGGGCAGCTTGACGAAGATGGCTATATCCGTTTTGTCGGCCGCGATGATGATCTGATCAGTTCGGCGGGGTATCGCATCGGCCCGGGCGAGATCGAGGATTGCCTGATCGGCCATCCCGCCGTGCGCATGGCCGGTGTGATCGGCAAACCCGACGACCAACGCGGCCAGATCGTCAAGGCCTTCGTCGTGCTGGCCGACGGGATCGCGCAAAGCCCGGAACTTGAAGCCGATATCCGTGATTTCGTCAAAACCCGGCTGGCGGCCCACGAATATCCGCGTGAAATCGCCTTCATGGAACAATTGCCGATGACCACAACCGGCAAGGTCGTCCGTCGTGCGCTTCGTGATCTGGCATGA
- a CDS encoding Bax inhibitor-1/YccA family protein: MAFETRQRGYDVSVGRSAAEIDEGLRAYMLRVYNYMASALALTGIVAMAVSTSPTLMQAIFGTGLHWIVMLAPIGLVLFLSFRIHKMSFGAAQATFWVYAALMGLSLSSIFLVYTGESIARTFFITAGTFAAMSLYGYTTKKDLSGWGSFLFMGLIGIILASVVNIFLGSSMLQFVISGAGVLIFTGLTAYDTQRIKESYHEHDDQATAGKKAIFGALQLYLDFVNLFVMLLQFFGNRE, translated from the coding sequence ATGGCTTTTGAAACGCGTCAACGCGGCTATGACGTCTCGGTTGGCCGGTCGGCGGCCGAGATTGATGAAGGTCTCCGCGCCTATATGCTGCGTGTCTACAACTATATGGCATCTGCACTTGCCCTGACCGGTATCGTCGCGATGGCTGTGTCGACCAGCCCTACCCTGATGCAGGCGATTTTCGGAACCGGTTTGCACTGGATCGTGATGCTGGCTCCGATCGGGCTTGTCCTGTTCCTGAGCTTCCGCATCCATAAAATGAGCTTTGGTGCGGCACAGGCAACCTTCTGGGTTTATGCAGCACTGATGGGTCTGTCGCTGTCGTCGATCTTCCTCGTTTACACGGGTGAAAGCATCGCACGGACCTTCTTCATCACCGCAGGCACCTTCGCCGCGATGAGCCTTTACGGCTATACGACGAAGAAAGACCTTTCGGGTTGGGGAAGCTTCCTGTTCATGGGTCTGATCGGGATCATCCTGGCCAGTGTCGTGAACATCTTCCTGGGCAGCTCGATGCTTCAGTTCGTGATCTCGGGTGCGGGCGTTCTGATCTTTACCGGTCTGACCGCCTATGACACCCAGCGGATCAAGGAAAGCTACCATGAGCACGATGATCAGGCGACCGCAGGCAAGAAAGCCATCTTTGGCGCCCTGCAGCTGTATCTGGACTTCGTGAACCTGTTCGTAATGCTGCTTCAGTTCTTCGGTAATCGCGAATAG
- the htpX gene encoding zinc metalloprotease HtpX: MNYVRTGLLLAGLTALFGAVGMMIGGQQGMIIALLFAAAMNVFAYWNADSMLLRMRGAKQVDDRTAPELVSMVRELAHNAGLPMPKVYVIDNPQPNAFATGRNPENAAVAATSGLMKLLDRNEIAGVMAHELAHIKNRDTLTMTITATIAGAISALANFAMFAGMFGGGRNDNNNPLGGVGMILVAILAPLGAMLVQMAISRTREYEADKIGAEICRHPMWLASALNKLDKGVHAIPNMDAERNPATAHMYIANPLSGKGVDNLFSTHPSMSNRIAKLREMAGAPQSGAAAPAKSGPWSGAAKDRRVRRRPWN, from the coding sequence ATGAATTATGTGCGTACAGGTTTGTTGCTGGCTGGCTTGACCGCGCTGTTTGGCGCAGTCGGCATGATGATTGGCGGGCAACAGGGCATGATCATCGCATTGCTGTTTGCTGCGGCGATGAATGTGTTTGCCTATTGGAATGCGGATTCCATGCTTTTGCGCATGCGTGGCGCAAAACAGGTGGATGACCGCACCGCACCCGAACTGGTATCGATGGTGCGCGAACTGGCCCACAATGCCGGGCTGCCGATGCCCAAGGTCTATGTGATCGATAATCCCCAGCCCAATGCCTTTGCCACCGGACGTAATCCCGAAAACGCAGCCGTCGCCGCAACCAGCGGCCTGATGAAGTTGCTTGATCGCAATGAAATTGCCGGTGTGATGGCTCATGAACTGGCCCATATCAAAAACCGCGATACCCTGACCATGACGATCACCGCCACCATCGCCGGGGCGATTTCCGCCTTGGCCAACTTTGCCATGTTTGCCGGCATGTTTGGCGGGGGTCGCAATGACAACAACAATCCGCTCGGCGGGGTGGGGATGATCCTTGTTGCCATTCTGGCACCGCTGGGTGCGATGCTGGTGCAAATGGCCATCTCGCGTACCCGCGAATACGAAGCCGACAAGATCGGGGCTGAAATCTGCCGCCATCCGATGTGGCTGGCCTCCGCCCTTAACAAACTGGACAAGGGCGTTCATGCCATTCCGAACATGGATGCCGAACGCAACCCGGCGACCGCGCATATGTATATTGCCAACCCGCTTTCGGGCAAAGGTGTGGACAATCTGTTCTCAACCCATCCGAGCATGTCAAACCGGATTGCCAAGCTGCGTGAAATGGCGGGCGCGCCACAATCGGGAGCTGCCGCACCGGCAAAATCCGGTCCGTGGTCCGGGGCGGCAAAGGATCGCCGGGTGCGTCGTCGCCCCTGGAATTAA
- a CDS encoding efflux RND transporter periplasmic adaptor subunit, whose amino-acid sequence MHSQSVRLWNNFSGRLSAVEEVQLRPQVSGAIVDIRFEDGQIVKQGDILAVIDPRTYKAAVDEAKAELAAARQTLSLAAKEKARAEKLVANGTVSKRVFDERVSAEQVAQSQVNRALAQLELAEIEFDHAFVKAPIDGRVSRVELTVGNQVNAGPNAPVLTTIVSTGKIYADFDLDEQTYFASIYDANKVSGADQKIPVRMTIAGGKTIDGFIHSFDNRIDTRTGTIRTRALFDNSDGALLPGSFASLQLGTSAEQDVILIAPDAISTDQDRKFVYVVQSDNTVAYRQVTLGAEVDGRRIVTSGLEPGDMVIVNGIMKVRPGMPVAPEILQASAS is encoded by the coding sequence GTGCACAGCCAGTCCGTCAGGCTGTGGAACAATTTCTCCGGCCGGCTGAGTGCGGTCGAGGAAGTCCAGCTTCGCCCGCAGGTCAGTGGTGCCATTGTCGATATCCGCTTCGAAGATGGTCAGATCGTCAAGCAGGGCGATATTCTCGCCGTGATCGATCCCCGCACATACAAGGCCGCCGTTGACGAAGCCAAGGCGGAACTGGCGGCTGCCCGCCAAACCCTGTCGCTTGCCGCCAAGGAAAAGGCACGCGCTGAAAAACTGGTGGCCAATGGCACCGTTTCCAAACGTGTCTTTGATGAACGCGTCAGCGCCGAGCAGGTTGCGCAAAGTCAGGTTAACCGTGCGCTTGCCCAGCTTGAACTTGCCGAAATCGAATTTGACCATGCCTTCGTCAAGGCACCGATTGATGGCCGTGTCAGCCGGGTCGAACTGACCGTCGGCAATCAGGTCAATGCCGGGCCGAACGCCCCGGTTCTGACCACCATTGTCTCGACCGGAAAAATCTATGCCGATTTCGATCTGGATGAACAAACCTATTTCGCCAGCATCTATGACGCCAATAAAGTCAGCGGCGCGGATCAGAAAATCCCGGTCCGCATGACCATCGCCGGTGGCAAGACAATTGACGGATTTATCCACAGTTTCGATAACCGGATCGATACCCGTACGGGGACCATCCGGACCCGCGCCCTGTTTGACAACAGCGACGGCGCACTTCTGCCCGGCAGTTTCGCCAGCCTGCAACTCGGCACCTCGGCCGAACAGGATGTCATCCTGATTGCACCCGACGCCATCAGCACCGATCAGGACCGCAAATTCGTTTACGTGGTCCAGTCGGACAATACGGTTGCCTATCGTCAGGTAACGCTGGGGGCCGAAGTTGACGGGCGTCGTATCGTGACCTCCGGGCTTGAACCCGGTGACATGGTGATTGTGAACGGGATCATGAAAGTCCGGCCCGGCATGCCTGTTGCTCCTGAAATTCTGCAGGCCTCGGCATCCTGA
- a CDS encoding efflux RND transporter permease subunit: MQNISRFFVDRPIFAGVLSVLILLSGLIAMLNLPISEYPEVVPPTVVVEAQFPGANPAEIAQTVASPLEEQINGVEGMLYINSLATTDGRLSLTVTFEIGTDPDLAQQKVQNRVSQAEPRLPDIVRQLGVTVSKQSPDLTMVVHLLSPNDRYDMLYLRNYATLNVKDQLARIKGVGQVGLFGSGDYAMRIWLNPDKVAERGLTAGDVVSAIQSQNVQVAAGTIGGAPYDTGVQFQLPINVHGRLETPDEFAEIIVNRDEDGTVTRLGDVARVELEAQQYALRSLLDNKSAVALPIFASPGSNALEISSNVRATMAELKQNFPEGLEYSIVYDPTVFVRSSIKSVIKTLLEAVALVVVVVTIFLQTWRASIIPLLAVPVSIVGTFALMLLLGFSINVLSLFGLILAIGIVVDDAIVVVENVERNIERGLSPRDATVAAMREVTGPIIATSLVITGVFVPIAFISGLTGQFYQQFALTIAIATIISTINSLTLSPALSALLLKPHDAPKDWLTRAMDFVFGWFFRWFNRFFNRSTELYGGGVKRLLGMKTIMMAVYAGLLVLTWQGFQILPSGFIPLQDKQYLVSFAQLPQGATLDRTEEVIREMSDIALAEPGVESAVAFPGLSINGFVNSSSAGIVFVALTDFDKRKSDDLSGLAIAGKLQQKYAALDEAFVAIFPPPPVQGLGTVGGFKLQVQDRTDQGYRALDDAMKQVLAKAWAAPELTGVFSSYNINVPQLQANLDRTKVQQLGIPVDEIFRTMQIYLGSMYVNDFNQFGRTYQVIAQADKPYRSSPEDILRLQTRNADGDMVPLGSVLSVSETFGPDTAMRYNAFRSADLNGNAAPGYSSGEAEAAIIKILDETLPPGMSYEWTDLTYQQILAGNTAIFIFPICILLVFLVLAAQYESLTLPLAVILIVPMSTLSAAFGVYLFGGDNNIFTQISLFVLAGLASKNAILIVEFARELEHQGRTTVQAAIEASRLRLRPILMTSLAFIMGVVPLVISSGAGSEMRHAIGIAVFSGMLGVTIFGLILTPVFYVLVRKIGRGNEVRSLDGADAQQPAE; encoded by the coding sequence ATGCAGAATATATCCAGATTCTTTGTGGATCGCCCGATTTTCGCTGGCGTTCTATCCGTCCTGATATTGTTATCAGGTTTGATTGCCATGCTGAATTTGCCGATTTCCGAATATCCGGAAGTCGTGCCACCGACCGTTGTGGTCGAAGCGCAATTCCCCGGTGCAAACCCGGCCGAAATTGCCCAAACCGTCGCCTCCCCGCTTGAAGAACAGATCAACGGGGTCGAAGGGATGCTATATATCAATTCGCTGGCGACGACCGATGGCCGTCTCAGCCTGACCGTGACCTTTGAAATCGGGACCGACCCCGATCTGGCACAACAAAAGGTCCAGAACCGGGTCTCGCAGGCCGAACCGCGCCTGCCCGATATCGTCCGTCAGCTTGGCGTGACGGTGTCAAAACAATCCCCGGATCTGACGATGGTGGTGCATCTGCTCTCGCCAAATGACCGCTATGACATGCTGTATCTGCGCAACTACGCGACCCTGAATGTCAAGGATCAGCTGGCCCGCATCAAGGGCGTCGGGCAGGTCGGATTGTTCGGGTCGGGTGATTACGCCATGCGCATCTGGCTTAACCCGGACAAGGTCGCCGAACGCGGCCTGACGGCGGGCGATGTCGTATCAGCCATTCAAAGCCAGAACGTGCAGGTCGCGGCGGGTACGATTGGCGGCGCGCCCTATGATACCGGTGTGCAGTTCCAGTTGCCGATCAATGTCCACGGGCGTCTCGAAACACCCGATGAATTTGCCGAAATCATCGTCAATCGCGACGAAGACGGCACCGTAACCCGTCTTGGCGATGTCGCCCGCGTCGAGCTGGAGGCACAGCAATATGCGCTGCGGTCCCTGCTTGATAACAAATCCGCGGTTGCCCTGCCGATCTTTGCCTCGCCCGGTTCCAACGCGCTTGAGATTTCAAGCAACGTTCGCGCAACCATGGCAGAGCTTAAGCAGAATTTCCCCGAAGGCCTTGAATACAGCATCGTTTACGATCCGACCGTCTTTGTTCGAAGCTCGATCAAATCGGTGATCAAAACCCTGCTCGAAGCCGTCGCCCTCGTTGTTGTGGTGGTGACGATCTTCCTGCAAACATGGCGTGCCTCGATCATTCCGCTGCTGGCCGTGCCGGTGTCGATTGTCGGGACTTTTGCCCTGATGCTGTTGCTTGGATTCTCGATCAACGTGCTGTCGTTGTTCGGTCTTATTCTCGCCATCGGGATCGTGGTCGATGATGCCATCGTGGTGGTCGAAAACGTCGAACGTAACATCGAACGTGGTCTTTCGCCGCGCGATGCAACCGTTGCTGCGATGCGCGAAGTCACCGGCCCGATCATCGCAACCTCGCTTGTGATCACCGGTGTGTTCGTGCCGATTGCCTTCATCAGTGGCCTGACCGGGCAGTTCTATCAACAGTTCGCCCTGACAATCGCCATCGCAACGATCATTTCAACCATCAACTCCCTGACGCTCAGCCCTGCCCTGTCGGCACTTCTGCTAAAACCGCATGATGCGCCAAAGGACTGGCTGACCCGTGCCATGGACTTTGTCTTTGGCTGGTTCTTCCGCTGGTTCAACCGGTTCTTCAATCGCAGTACGGAACTCTATGGCGGGGGTGTCAAACGGTTGCTGGGGATGAAAACCATCATGATGGCGGTCTATGCCGGATTGCTGGTTCTGACCTGGCAGGGTTTCCAGATTTTGCCATCCGGCTTCATTCCGTTGCAGGACAAACAATATCTGGTCAGTTTCGCACAATTGCCACAGGGCGCGACACTGGACCGTACCGAAGAAGTCATTCGCGAAATGTCTGACATCGCATTGGCCGAACCTGGTGTCGAAAGTGCCGTGGCCTTCCCGGGCCTGTCGATCAACGGCTTTGTAAACAGTTCAAGTGCCGGGATTGTCTTTGTCGCCTTGACCGACTTTGACAAACGCAAATCCGATGACCTGTCGGGGCTGGCAATTGCCGGTAAACTGCAACAGAAATATGCCGCCCTTGACGAGGCCTTTGTCGCCATCTTCCCGCCGCCCCCGGTTCAGGGGCTTGGCACGGTCGGTGGCTTCAAATTGCAGGTACAGGACCGCACCGATCAGGGTTATCGTGCGCTTGACGATGCCATGAAACAGGTATTGGCCAAGGCATGGGCCGCACCCGAACTAACCGGTGTGTTCTCAAGCTACAATATCAATGTCCCGCAATTGCAGGCCAATCTTGACCGCACAAAGGTCCAGCAGCTCGGCATTCCGGTCGATGAAATCTTCCGGACCATGCAGATTTATCTGGGCTCGATGTATGTCAACGACTTCAACCAGTTCGGTCGCACCTATCAGGTGATCGCACAGGCCGACAAACCCTATCGCTCAAGCCCCGAAGACATCCTGCGTCTGCAAACGCGCAACGCGGATGGCGATATGGTGCCGCTTGGCAGTGTTCTTTCCGTATCCGAAACATTCGGCCCGGATACCGCCATGCGTTACAACGCCTTCCGTTCGGCTGATCTGAATGGCAACGCCGCACCGGGTTACTCCAGTGGCGAGGCGGAGGCCGCGATTATCAAGATCCTTGATGAAACCCTGCCGCCGGGCATGTCCTATGAATGGACGGATTTGACCTATCAGCAGATCCTCGCGGGTAACACGGCAATCTTCATCTTCCCGATCTGTATTCTGCTGGTCTTCCTTGTTCTGGCCGCCCAGTACGAAAGCCTGACCTTGCCGCTGGCGGTCATCCTGATCGTCCCGATGAGTACGCTTTCGGCGGCCTTTGGTGTCTATCTGTTCGGTGGGGATAACAACATCTTCACCCAGATCAGTCTGTTCGTTCTGGCCGGACTGGCATCAAAGAACGCCATCCTGATTGTCGAATTCGCCCGTGAACTTGAACATCAGGGCCGGACAACCGTTCAGGCGGCCATCGAAGCCAGCCGCCTGCGCCTGCGCCCGATCCTGATGACGTCGCTTGCCTTCATCATGGGCGTTGTGCCGCTGGTGATTTCAAGTGGCGCTGGTTCGGAAATGCGCCATGCCATCGGTATCGCCGTGTTTTCGGGCATGCTGGGTGTGACCATCTTCGGCCTGATCCTGACACCGGTATTCTACGTGCTGGTGCGCAAGATCGGCCGTGGCAACGAGGTTCGTTCACTTGATGGGGCTGACGCGCAGCAGCCCGCGGAGTAA